A single genomic interval of Primulina huaijiensis isolate GDHJ02 chromosome 7, ASM1229523v2, whole genome shotgun sequence harbors:
- the LOC140980328 gene encoding uncharacterized protein, with product MCSYGAEKLSGSMDQLSVAAGPSCEGSGGVKVTSFSQVSDDVTFHFQIIRLQKQIYVWIGCNSAKFGHLYAAAPTRQSDTIGVTSLIGGTSDNTGSGIARRLVLKTGLNIVLACNLPKNSPMLEVNAEKILVQKLISLGYTNPKPNGPSS from the exons ATGTGTAGCTATGGCGCCGAGAAACTCAGCGGGAGCATGGATCAATTGAGTGTCGCTGCTGGACCATCATGTGAAGGGTCTGGTGGCGTCAAGGTCACCTCCTTTTCTCAAGTGTCTGACGATGTTACCTTCCACTTTCAAATTATTCGTCTTCAGAAACAG ATTTATGTGTGGATTGGTTGCAATTCTGCAAAGTTTGGACACCTATACGCGGCTGCACCTACACGACAG AGTGATACAATTGGTGTGACCTCTCTAATTGGAGGGACTAGTGATAACACAGGATCTGGCATTGCACGTCGATTAG TTCTAAAGACTGGTCTTAATATCGTACTCGCTTGTAATCTTCCAAAGAATAGCCCCATGCTTGAG GTAAACGCTGAGAAAATCTTGGTGCAAAAGCTAATCAGCCTGGGATACACAAATCCAAAACCTAATGGACCGTCTTCATAG